One Eubacterium sp. 1001713B170207_170306_E7 genomic region harbors:
- a CDS encoding phosphoglycerate dehydrogenase: protein MNFEVQTLNNISKRGLKLLDENYTVADAVEAPDAILVRSAKMHDMDIPESVKFIGRAGAGVNNIPIDKCSEQGIVVCNSPGANANAVKELVALGMLMSSRKVVDGVEWTKTLLDEAGDVGAAVEKGKKAFVGPELYGKKMGVVGLGAIGVLVANMAVDFGMKVYGFDPYLSIEHAWGLSRKVKRSTSKEAIFKNCDYISLHIPFMEETKNFVDADILKETKKGLRLMNFARGGLVDDAAIKTALEDGTVAAYVVDFPNEETLKMPNVINIPHLGASTPESEENCAVMAVEELREYLENGNIVNSVNYPNCSMGVCRSVHRITVNHRNIPNMIGQITAVLAGHNINISDMTNKNRGEWAYTMIDVDSEVGDNVKEALKTIEGVTRVRVLK from the coding sequence ATGAATTTTGAAGTACAAACCCTCAATAATATCTCTAAAAGAGGTCTTAAGTTATTAGATGAAAACTACACCGTTGCAGATGCTGTAGAAGCACCTGATGCCATTCTCGTGAGAAGTGCCAAAATGCACGATATGGACATTCCTGAGAGCGTTAAGTTTATCGGCCGCGCAGGCGCGGGCGTTAACAATATCCCAATCGATAAATGCTCTGAACAGGGGATTGTGGTCTGTAATTCTCCGGGAGCCAACGCCAACGCAGTTAAAGAGCTGGTGGCGCTGGGGATGCTGATGTCCTCCCGTAAGGTAGTGGACGGCGTCGAATGGACAAAGACACTGCTGGATGAAGCCGGCGATGTCGGAGCAGCGGTGGAAAAGGGAAAGAAGGCCTTTGTCGGGCCGGAATTGTACGGTAAAAAAATGGGCGTTGTCGGCCTGGGCGCTATCGGGGTACTGGTAGCCAACATGGCAGTAGATTTTGGTATGAAGGTCTACGGCTTCGACCCCTACTTATCCATTGAACACGCTTGGGGATTAAGCAGAAAAGTAAAAAGGTCCACAAGCAAGGAAGCAATCTTTAAAAATTGCGACTATATTTCCTTACATATACCCTTCATGGAAGAAACCAAGAACTTTGTGGACGCAGACATTTTAAAAGAAACGAAAAAAGGCCTGCGCCTCATGAATTTTGCCCGCGGTGGTCTGGTTGACGACGCAGCCATCAAAACTGCGCTTGAAGACGGAACCGTTGCCGCATATGTTGTGGATTTCCCAAATGAAGAAACCTTAAAGATGCCAAATGTGATCAACATTCCGCATCTCGGTGCCTCCACACCGGAAAGTGAAGAAAACTGCGCGGTTATGGCTGTAGAAGAACTGCGCGAATACCTCGAAAATGGTAACATTGTAAACTCTGTAAACTATCCAAACTGCAGCATGGGTGTATGCAGGAGCGTACACCGCATCACCGTCAATCACCGAAACATTCCGAACATGATCGGTCAGATCACTGCTGTGCTCGCGGGACACAACATTAATATTTCTGACATGACCAACAAAAACCGAGGTGAATGGGCGTATACCATGATCGACGTCGACAGCGAAGTGGGCGATAACGTGAAAGAAGCGTTAAAAACCATTGAAGGCGTCACCCGCGTCCGTGTTTTAAAATAA
- a CDS encoding DUF1015 family protein produces the protein MATIRPFKAVRPVPEKAADVAALPYDVYNREEAAAAVYGKYDSFLRVDRPESTLDHRMNMYDPFVYEQAAKNLQKLYDRKVIAQDETPSLYLYELVMDGRSQAGLVTCTAIDEYLNNTIKKHELTREDKEQDRIKHVDACNANTGPIFLTYRGQEDINGVIAETMKNKPVVDFTADDGVIHRVWVIDDEETINRLVEDFKKVGNFYIADGHHRCASAVKVGLMRREEHPDYTGDEEFNYFLSVLFPDEQLAIMDYNRVVKDLNGMTADAFIAALENQFDVEDKGTEPVRPPAKGTFGMFLEGRWYLLTAKEGTYAADDPVGSLDVAILQNNILVPILGIEDIRTDKRIDFVGGIRGLGELERRVGEDMKVAFSMYPTAISELMAIADADLLMPPKSTWFEPKLRSGLFIHNLD, from the coding sequence ATGGCAACTATCAGACCCTTTAAAGCCGTTCGTCCTGTTCCGGAAAAAGCCGCTGATGTGGCAGCTCTTCCTTACGATGTCTATAATCGTGAGGAAGCGGCTGCTGCCGTTTACGGCAAGTACGACTCTTTTCTGAGAGTTGACCGTCCGGAGAGTACCCTGGATCACCGCATGAATATGTACGATCCCTTTGTATATGAGCAGGCAGCCAAGAACCTTCAGAAGCTGTATGACCGTAAGGTCATTGCCCAGGATGAAACGCCGAGCCTTTATCTTTATGAGCTGGTTATGGACGGCAGAAGCCAGGCTGGCCTGGTCACCTGCACGGCCATCGACGAGTATCTGAACAACACCATTAAAAAACACGAGCTTACCCGTGAAGACAAGGAGCAGGACCGCATTAAGCATGTGGACGCCTGTAACGCCAACACGGGCCCTATCTTCCTGACCTACCGCGGACAGGAGGACATCAACGGCGTGATTGCCGAAACCATGAAAAACAAACCGGTAGTTGACTTTACAGCCGACGACGGCGTCATTCACCGAGTCTGGGTCATCGACGACGAGGAAACCATTAACCGTCTGGTTGAGGATTTCAAAAAAGTCGGTAATTTTTACATCGCCGACGGACACCACCGCTGCGCTTCTGCCGTGAAGGTGGGCCTTATGCGCCGCGAGGAGCACCCGGATTATACCGGTGACGAAGAATTTAATTATTTCCTGTCTGTACTGTTTCCGGATGAACAGCTTGCCATCATGGACTACAACCGTGTGGTGAAGGATCTGAACGGCATGACCGCTGATGCGTTCATCGCCGCGCTGGAAAATCAGTTTGACGTGGAGGATAAGGGGACAGAGCCGGTCCGCCCGCCTGCTAAGGGCACCTTTGGGATGTTCCTTGAGGGCAGATGGTATCTGCTGACCGCCAAAGAAGGCACTTATGCTGCCGACGACCCGGTTGGCAGCCTGGACGTGGCGATTTTACAGAATAATATTCTGGTACCCATTTTAGGCATTGAGGATATCCGTACCGATAAGCGCATTGACTTTGTCGGCGGTATCCGGGGCCTTGGCGAGCTTGAGCGCCGTGTGGGCGAGGATATGAAGGTGGCTTTTTCAATGTATCCCACCGCCATTTCTGAGCTCATGGCCATTGCGGACGCTGATCTGCTCATGCCACCAAAATCCACCTGGTTTGAACCCAAACTCCGCAGCGGGCTCTTTATCCATAACCTGGATTAG
- a CDS encoding cation:dicarboxylase symporter family transporter yields the protein MGKINLGILPKLLLGILIGILVGSLGNLFNVSGAPAFRLVIELAATFTALFSTFLQFLIPLLIVSFVAVGLADLGQKANKLFLVTLLLAYCSTVLAGLLAYFFGYAVLPQWISPISSMNTSGTDFSPLFTISVDPVFGVMTALILAFVLGIGLANIKGEGLLGCLKDLQQIITLTLKKIIIPLIPVYIATQFSGIAASGELFSTIRMFIMLFVMILVFQWVYLLVQFGLSSLLAGENQFKKIKNIIPAYFTALGTQSSAATIPVNLECVYKNRVTKDVADFCIPLCATIHLAGDTVCLVLGTMGIMLASGMSPDFGLYLPFILMLGVTMVAAPGVPGGGVMAALGIIGSMLGFTESMQSLIISLHFSQDSFGTAANIMGDQAIAFVVDAVDQKHSEKQVKT from the coding sequence ATGGGGAAAATCAATTTAGGCATCTTGCCGAAGCTTTTGCTGGGGATTCTGATCGGGATACTGGTCGGGTCCCTCGGCAATCTTTTTAATGTAAGCGGTGCGCCGGCCTTTCGCCTGGTCATCGAGCTTGCAGCGACATTTACCGCGCTGTTCAGCACCTTTTTACAATTTTTGATCCCGCTTCTGATCGTCTCCTTTGTGGCAGTCGGTCTGGCAGATCTTGGCCAGAAGGCCAACAAACTTTTTCTTGTTACGCTGCTTTTGGCTTACTGCTCTACGGTGCTTGCAGGCCTGCTGGCGTATTTTTTTGGATACGCCGTTCTCCCGCAGTGGATCAGTCCCATCAGCAGTATGAATACCAGCGGAACGGATTTTTCACCCTTGTTTACCATCAGCGTTGATCCGGTGTTTGGTGTTATGACCGCGCTGATCCTGGCCTTTGTGCTGGGAATCGGTCTGGCGAATATCAAGGGGGAGGGCTTGTTGGGCTGTCTGAAGGATTTACAGCAGATTATTACCCTCACGTTAAAAAAGATCATTATCCCGCTCATTCCGGTTTATATCGCCACGCAGTTTTCCGGTATCGCCGCGTCGGGAGAGCTTTTTTCAACCATCAGGATGTTTATTATGCTTTTTGTTATGATTCTTGTTTTCCAGTGGGTTTATCTTCTTGTCCAGTTTGGTCTCTCGTCGCTTTTGGCGGGAGAAAACCAGTTCAAAAAGATCAAAAATATCATTCCAGCCTATTTTACCGCGCTGGGGACCCAGTCGTCAGCGGCTACCATTCCGGTTAACCTGGAATGCGTCTATAAAAACAGGGTCACTAAGGACGTGGCGGATTTTTGTATTCCGCTGTGCGCCACCATTCACCTGGCGGGCGACACAGTCTGTCTGGTGCTGGGCACCATGGGCATTATGCTGGCCAGCGGAATGTCGCCGGATTTTGGCCTTTACCTGCCGTTTATTCTGATGCTGGGCGTTACCATGGTGGCGGCTCCGGGCGTTCCGGGCGGCGGTGTCATGGCGGCTCTTGGCATTATCGGCTCCATGCTTGGCTTTACTGAAAGCATGCAGTCGCTTATTATTTCACTGCACTTTTCCCAGGACAGCTTTGGAACAGCAGCGAACATTATGGGAGATCAGGCCATCGCCTTTGTGGTAGACGCTGTGGATCAGAAGCACAGTGAAAAGCAGGTGAAGACCTGA
- a CDS encoding nucleobase:cation symporter-2 family protein: protein MKEKENVTASVGNIFKLDGRVPVSKAIPFGVQHVLAMFVANIAPILIVANVAGLSEDQKAMLVQNAMFIAGIGTLVQLYPLWRLGARLPIVMGISFTFVTILSYVSATYGYAAAMGAVLVGGLIEGTLGIFAKYWRRIISPIVAACVVTSIGFSLLIVGATSFGGGSGSATFGSAQNLILGSVTLVCCLLFNIFAKSYWKQLSVLFGLVVGYILAVFMGAVDFSDMSSVGVIALPQFMPFVPEFNPGAIIAVTLIFLVSATETIGDTSAMTVTGLGRDVTDREISGSLACDGYMSAISSLFGCMPITSFSQNVGLIAMTRVVNRFTIMTGACVMILAGLVPVVGKLFATLPEAVLGGCTIMMFGTIVVSGIQMITRCGFNQRNTIIVALSLSVGIGFTEVPEIFSIFPQMVQQVFANNCVAIVFVVAIVLNLVLPKDMELKAPVENSGENPETAAE, encoded by the coding sequence ATGAAGGAAAAAGAAAATGTAACGGCCAGTGTCGGCAATATCTTTAAGCTTGACGGCCGTGTACCGGTATCAAAGGCCATTCCCTTTGGCGTACAGCATGTACTGGCCATGTTTGTGGCCAATATCGCGCCAATCCTCATCGTGGCTAACGTGGCGGGGCTCAGCGAGGACCAGAAGGCCATGCTGGTGCAGAACGCCATGTTTATCGCCGGGATTGGAACCCTGGTGCAGCTTTATCCGCTGTGGCGGCTGGGAGCCCGCCTGCCCATTGTCATGGGCATCAGCTTTACTTTTGTCACCATTCTGAGCTATGTTTCGGCTACCTACGGCTATGCGGCCGCCATGGGGGCGGTGCTTGTCGGCGGCCTGATCGAGGGGACGCTGGGGATTTTCGCTAAATACTGGCGCCGGATTATCTCGCCCATCGTGGCGGCCTGTGTGGTCACCTCGATCGGGTTCTCTCTGCTGATTGTGGGCGCGACCTCCTTTGGCGGGGGCAGCGGCAGCGCGACCTTTGGCTCAGCCCAGAACCTGATCTTGGGAAGTGTGACACTGGTGTGCTGCCTGCTGTTCAATATTTTTGCGAAATCCTACTGGAAGCAGCTGTCTGTGCTGTTCGGCCTGGTGGTCGGCTATATTCTCGCGGTCTTTATGGGCGCGGTGGATTTTTCGGATATGAGCAGTGTGGGCGTGATCGCTCTGCCGCAGTTCATGCCCTTTGTGCCAGAGTTTAATCCGGGCGCCATCATCGCTGTGACGCTGATCTTTCTGGTTTCAGCGACTGAAACCATTGGCGATACCTCGGCCATGACAGTGACCGGACTGGGCAGAGATGTGACGGACCGTGAAATATCCGGCTCGCTGGCCTGCGATGGTTATATGAGCGCTATCTCTTCGCTGTTTGGCTGTATGCCCATTACCTCCTTCAGCCAGAATGTCGGCCTGATCGCCATGACGAGGGTGGTCAACCGCTTTACCATCATGACCGGCGCCTGTGTGATGATTCTGGCCGGGCTGGTGCCTGTGGTGGGCAAGCTTTTTGCCACCCTGCCCGAGGCGGTGCTGGGCGGCTGTACGATCATGATGTTTGGTACCATTGTGGTCAGCGGGATTCAGATGATTACCCGCTGCGGCTTTAACCAGCGCAATACCATCATTGTGGCCCTGTCCCTGAGTGTGGGCATCGGCTTTACCGAGGTGCCGGAGATTTTCAGTATCTTCCCTCAGATGGTTCAGCAGGTGTTTGCCAATAACTGCGTGGCCATTGTCTTTGTGGTCGCCATTGTCCTGAACCTGGTACTGCCAAAGGACATGGAGCTGAAAGCCCCTGTGGAAAACAGCGGAGAGAATCCGGAAACCGCAGCTGAATAG
- a CDS encoding ABC transporter ATP-binding protein — MLRIDNVSKTYGDKKIKAVDNIHFEVKPGEIFGFVGPNGAGKTTTIKMIVTLLRPDNGRIFINGVDNSQDIMGAKQQFSYVPDNPELFEKIKGIEYLNFMADVYQVSEADRVARAERYLKIFELDKAVGDPISSYSHGMKQKIALIGALIHDPNLFVLDEPMVGLDPKASFELKKIMREMCDRGKSVFFSTHVLDVAEKLCDRIAIINKGQIIEIGTMDEIRAKVGSRESLENIFLELTEK, encoded by the coding sequence ATGCTAAGGATTGACAATGTTTCAAAAACCTATGGCGACAAAAAAATAAAAGCCGTTGACAATATTCACTTTGAGGTGAAGCCGGGGGAAATTTTCGGCTTTGTGGGCCCCAATGGCGCGGGCAAGACCACGACCATCAAAATGATCGTGACCCTGCTGAGACCGGACAATGGCCGGATTTTTATCAATGGTGTGGACAACAGCCAGGATATTATGGGCGCTAAGCAGCAGTTCAGCTATGTGCCGGATAACCCGGAGCTTTTTGAAAAGATCAAGGGGATCGAGTATCTGAATTTTATGGCTGACGTTTACCAGGTATCGGAGGCGGACCGGGTGGCCCGGGCGGAACGGTACCTGAAAATTTTTGAGCTCGACAAAGCAGTGGGCGACCCCATCAGCTCCTACTCTCATGGAATGAAGCAGAAAATCGCCCTGATCGGTGCGCTGATCCACGACCCGAATCTCTTTGTGCTTGACGAGCCCATGGTTGGGCTGGACCCCAAGGCGTCCTTTGAGCTGAAAAAGATCATGCGGGAAATGTGTGACCGCGGAAAATCGGTGTTTTTCTCCACCCATGTGCTGGATGTCGCCGAAAAGCTCTGCGACCGGATCGCCATCATCAACAAAGGACAGATCATCGAGATCGGTACCATGGATGAAATCCGGGCGAAGGTGGGCAGCAGGGAATCACTGGAAAATATCTTCCTGGAGTTGACGGAAAAATGA